One segment of Microcoleus sp. FACHB-831 DNA contains the following:
- a CDS encoding sucrose synthase, whose protein sequence is MSELFQAVLDSDQKSDLRQFVSDLRHQEKRYLLRNDILNAFSAYCANHEKPEYFYQSSNLGKLIYYTQEIILEEPNAYLIVRPKIASQEVYRLTEDLKVEPMTVQELLDLRDRFVNRFHPTEGDLLELDFQPFYDYTPTIRDPKNIGKGVEYLNRYLSSKLFQDPRQWQEGLFDFLQVHRCNTTQLMINGRIESQQQLSERVKKAITFVSDRPADQPYEAFRYELQAMGFEPGWGNTAARVGETLEILDELIDSPDHQTLEAFISRIPMVFKIVLVSPHGWFGQEGVLGRPDTGGQVVYVLDQAKSLETQLQEDLKLAGLDVMGVQPKVIILTRLIPNNDGTLCNQRLEKVHGTDNAWILRVPLREFNPNMTNSWISRFEFWPYLETYAIDSEKELLAEFQGKPDLIVGNYSDGNLVAFLLARRLKVTQCNIAHALEKSKYLFSNLYWQDLDEKYHFSLQFTADLIAMNAANFIISSTYQEIVGTADSVGQYESYKCFTMPDLYHVVSGIELFSPKFNVVPPGVNEAYYFPYSRMEDRLSSDRARLEEILFTLEDPSQAFGKLDDPSKRPLFSVARLDRIKNLTGLAECFGKSKELQEHCNLILVAGKLRVEESGDNEERDEIVKLYRIIDEYNLHGKIRWLGVRLSKTDSGEIYRVIADRQGIFVQPALFEAFGLTILEAMISGLPTFATQFGGPLEIIQDKFNGFYINPTHLEETAEKILEFVSKCDHNPNYWYEISTRAIDRVYSTYTWKIHTNKLLTLARIYGFWNYTSKENREDLLRYLEALFYLIYKPRAQALLEQQKHR, encoded by the coding sequence ATGTCCGAACTGTTCCAAGCTGTGCTAGACAGCGATCAAAAAAGCGATCTGCGCCAGTTTGTCAGCGACCTGCGCCATCAAGAAAAGCGCTACTTGCTGCGTAACGACATCCTCAACGCCTTCTCTGCATATTGTGCCAATCATGAGAAGCCTGAATATTTTTACCAATCCTCGAATTTAGGTAAATTAATTTATTACACTCAAGAAATAATTTTGGAGGAGCCAAACGCCTACCTAATTGTGCGCCCAAAAATTGCTTCGCAAGAAGTTTATCGGCTGACAGAAGATTTGAAAGTTGAGCCGATGACGGTGCAGGAGTTGCTCGATTTGCGCGATCGCTTTGTGAACCGCTTCCATCCCACCGAAGGCGACCTATTAGAGCTAGATTTTCAGCCATTTTACGACTATACCCCCACGATTCGCGACCCCAAAAACATAGGTAAGGGGGTGGAATATCTCAACCGATATTTATCTAGCAAACTTTTTCAAGACCCGCGACAATGGCAAGAGGGTTTGTTTGATTTCTTGCAGGTTCACCGATGCAACACCACCCAATTGATGATCAACGGGCGGATTGAATCGCAACAGCAGCTATCGGAGCGCGTTAAAAAAGCGATAACATTTGTAAGCGATCGCCCCGCCGACCAACCTTACGAAGCATTCCGCTATGAATTGCAAGCTATGGGCTTTGAGCCTGGTTGGGGGAATACCGCAGCACGGGTAGGAGAAACTTTAGAAATTCTCGATGAACTCATCGACTCGCCAGATCACCAAACCTTAGAAGCCTTTATCTCCCGCATCCCGATGGTCTTTAAGATCGTCTTGGTTTCTCCTCACGGGTGGTTTGGCCAAGAGGGAGTTTTAGGGCGTCCCGACACTGGGGGACAGGTGGTTTACGTCCTAGATCAAGCCAAGAGTTTAGAAACGCAACTGCAAGAAGATCTAAAACTGGCTGGCTTGGATGTCATGGGCGTTCAGCCAAAAGTTATTATCCTCACCCGCTTAATTCCTAATAACGATGGCACGCTTTGTAACCAGCGTCTGGAGAAAGTTCACGGCACAGATAATGCCTGGATTTTGCGCGTGCCGTTAAGGGAATTTAATCCCAACATGACTAATAGCTGGATATCCCGGTTTGAGTTTTGGCCGTATCTGGAAACCTACGCTATCGATTCAGAAAAAGAACTGTTAGCAGAATTTCAAGGCAAGCCAGATCTAATTGTTGGCAATTATTCCGATGGTAATTTGGTCGCTTTCTTATTGGCACGCCGCCTGAAGGTAACTCAGTGCAATATTGCCCACGCTCTAGAAAAGTCTAAATATTTGTTCAGTAACCTTTACTGGCAAGATTTGGATGAAAAGTATCATTTCTCGCTACAATTCACAGCGGATTTGATTGCAATGAATGCTGCTAATTTCATCATCAGCAGTACTTACCAAGAAATTGTGGGAACGGCGGATAGCGTTGGGCAATATGAGTCTTACAAATGTTTCACAATGCCGGATTTGTACCATGTGGTCAGCGGGATTGAGCTATTTAGCCCTAAGTTCAACGTGGTTCCTCCTGGGGTAAATGAGGCTTACTATTTCCCCTACTCGCGCATGGAAGATCGGCTTAGTAGCGATCGCGCCCGTCTCGAAGAAATACTCTTTACCCTAGAAGACCCATCTCAGGCATTTGGTAAGCTGGACGATCCTAGCAAGCGCCCGCTTTTTTCAGTTGCGCGTCTCGACCGAATTAAAAACCTCACTGGCTTGGCAGAATGCTTCGGTAAAAGCAAGGAATTACAAGAACATTGCAACTTAATTCTAGTTGCAGGTAAGCTGCGAGTCGAGGAATCGGGGGATAACGAAGAACGCGACGAAATTGTAAAACTCTACCGGATTATTGACGAGTACAATCTGCACGGTAAAATCCGCTGGCTGGGCGTGCGCTTGTCTAAAACTGACTCCGGCGAAATTTACCGAGTTATTGCCGATCGCCAGGGTATCTTTGTACAACCTGCCTTGTTTGAAGCTTTCGGTTTGACGATTTTAGAAGCTATGATTTCCGGCTTGCCAACATTTGCAACTCAGTTTGGTGGCCCCTTGGAAATTATTCAGGATAAGTTTAATGGGTTTTACATTAACCCAACGCACTTAGAAGAGACAGCAGAAAAAATTCTAGAGTTTGTCTCGAAGTGCGACCACAATCCCAACTACTGGTATGAAATTTCCACGCGAGCCATTGACCGAGTTTACAGCACTTATACCTGGAAAATTCACACTAATAAGCTGCTAACTTTGGCGCGGATTTATGGCTTCTGGAACTACACCTCGAAAGAAAACCGCGAAGATTTGCTACGCTACCTTGAGGCATTGTTTTATTTGATTTACAAGCCAAGAGCGCAAGCACTGCTAGAGCAGCAAAAGCATCGCTAA
- a CDS encoding carboxypeptidase M32, with translation MQTLEKTHPKLQELKTRLIEIDDINSAASLLYWDQATYMPPGGAIARGRQLATLRQIAHTKFTDSAVGELLEDLRSYEESLPYDSDEASLIRITRRNYDRSIRVPAGFMAKMSLHRAESYQAWAKARPANDFKAVQPYLEKTLELSREYANFFPGYEHIADPLIDGADYGMKAASVRSLFAQLRERLVPIVDAIASNPVTDDTCLKRNFPEAEQLAFSLKVIEQIGYDFKRGRQDKTLHPFMTNFSIDDVRITTRVKENDLNDGLFSTIHEMGHALYEQGVNREFEATPLAGGTSSGVHESQSRLWENLVGRSRNFWQFLYPQLQAAFPTQLNDVSLDSFYRAINKVERSLIRTDSDEVTYNLHVMIRFDLELALLEGKLAVRDLPEAWNERYRSDLGIVPPSDSDGVMQDVHWYTGAIGGMFQGYTLGNLMSAQFFAAALEANPEIPSEIENGKFSTLHDWLKANIYQHGRKYTAAELIERVTGSPLSIEPFISYIQHKFGEIYAL, from the coding sequence ATGCAAACTCTCGAAAAAACTCACCCTAAACTCCAAGAACTAAAAACCCGTCTTATCGAAATCGACGATATCAACTCAGCCGCCTCCCTACTCTACTGGGATCAAGCAACATATATGCCTCCTGGTGGCGCCATCGCGCGGGGACGCCAACTCGCCACGCTACGGCAAATTGCCCACACCAAGTTTACCGATTCAGCTGTAGGGGAACTGCTGGAAGATTTGCGCTCTTATGAAGAAAGTTTGCCCTACGATTCAGATGAAGCCAGCTTGATCCGCATCACTAGACGCAACTACGATCGCTCCATCCGCGTTCCTGCTGGATTCATGGCGAAAATGTCTCTACATCGCGCTGAATCCTACCAGGCTTGGGCTAAAGCTCGACCTGCAAATGATTTTAAGGCGGTGCAGCCTTATTTGGAAAAAACCCTCGAACTTAGCCGCGAATATGCTAACTTCTTCCCTGGCTACGAGCATATTGCAGATCCGCTGATAGATGGTGCAGACTATGGCATGAAGGCTGCAAGCGTGCGATCGCTGTTTGCTCAATTGCGTGAAAGACTGGTTCCTATTGTAGATGCGATCGCCTCTAACCCAGTTACAGATGATACTTGCCTGAAGCGTAATTTCCCGGAAGCAGAGCAGCTTGCCTTCAGCCTCAAAGTTATAGAGCAAATTGGCTACGACTTTAAACGCGGGCGGCAAGATAAAACCTTACATCCGTTTATGACTAACTTCTCTATTGACGATGTGCGAATTACTACCCGCGTCAAAGAGAACGATTTGAATGATGGCCTGTTTAGCACCATTCACGAAATGGGTCACGCACTTTACGAGCAAGGCGTGAATAGAGAATTTGAAGCCACACCACTCGCTGGCGGCACGTCTTCAGGCGTTCATGAGAGTCAATCTCGGCTGTGGGAAAATTTAGTCGGGCGCAGTCGCAACTTCTGGCAATTCTTGTATCCGCAACTGCAAGCAGCCTTTCCTACGCAATTGAACGATGTTTCTCTTGATAGCTTCTACCGAGCAATTAATAAAGTAGAGCGATCGCTCATCCGCACTGACTCAGATGAAGTGACGTACAACCTGCACGTCATGATCCGCTTTGACCTAGAACTGGCGCTACTAGAAGGCAAACTTGCCGTTCGCGACCTCCCCGAAGCTTGGAACGAACGTTACAGATCCGATCTCGGTATTGTCCCTCCCAGCGACAGCGACGGCGTGATGCAAGATGTCCACTGGTACACTGGTGCAATTGGGGGAATGTTCCAAGGATACACGCTGGGTAACTTGATGAGCGCTCAGTTTTTTGCAGCCGCACTGGAGGCTAATCCAGAAATTCCCAGCGAAATTGAGAACGGTAAATTTAGCACCCTGCACGATTGGCTCAAAGCAAATATCTATCAGCACGGTCGCAAGTATACCGCAGCGGAACTAATCGAGCGCGTGACGGGCAGCCCTTTAAGCATTGAACCGTTCATCAGCTACATTCAGCACAAATTTGGTGAAATCTACGCCCTGTAA
- a CDS encoding tetratricopeptide repeat protein, with amino-acid sequence MQNLLSAEQAIAQYDEYLASHPQDCSVWNARGLALEKLKRYEKAIASYDLALALKPDIWEAWHNRGNSLQELNRHVEAIASYDKAISLNPNLSTAWNNRGISLRKLGLYQAAVASYDKGLAIKPNDYEIWNNRGLTLADVGRYQDAIASYDKALTIKPDHYEIWTNRGNSLAHVGRYESAIASYDEALILSADMPAIFYNKACSYSKLGNFDLAIHCLKAAIALNPDKYCKMAKQDSDFDNIRGNALFMALFRD; translated from the coding sequence GTGCAAAACTTACTTTCCGCTGAACAAGCGATCGCCCAATACGATGAGTACCTGGCAAGTCACCCCCAAGACTGCTCTGTTTGGAACGCCAGAGGTCTTGCACTAGAGAAATTAAAGCGCTATGAAAAAGCGATCGCTAGCTACGATCTCGCTTTAGCACTTAAACCTGACATTTGGGAAGCTTGGCACAACCGAGGCAATTCTTTACAAGAGCTAAATCGCCATGTCGAAGCGATCGCCAGCTACGATAAAGCAATATCCCTTAACCCTAATCTCTCTACCGCCTGGAACAATCGCGGGATTTCTCTACGCAAACTGGGTCTTTATCAAGCGGCTGTCGCTAGTTACGATAAAGGACTCGCGATTAAACCCAACGACTACGAAATTTGGAACAACCGAGGACTAACTTTAGCTGATGTAGGTCGTTATCAAGATGCGATCGCCAGCTACGATAAAGCTTTAACAATCAAACCCGACCACTACGAAATTTGGACTAACAGGGGCAATTCCTTAGCGCACGTCGGTCGCTATGAAAGCGCGATCGCTAGCTACGATGAAGCCTTGATACTTAGTGCAGATATGCCTGCAATCTTTTACAACAAAGCTTGCTCGTACTCCAAGCTAGGCAACTTCGATCTAGCAATTCACTGCTTAAAAGCCGCGATCGCCCTGAATCCTGATAAATATTGCAAAATGGCTAAACAAGACTCGGATTTTGACAATATTCGGGGAAATGCACTTTTTATGGCATTATTTCGAGATTAG
- a CDS encoding zinc ribbon domain-containing protein: protein MAYTCDLGGGLRLYVEEQGRQTILTLATISAGQQQSQSSSFETGGWVLAPTLFRTPEGLFVRIQGTEGQFAIQLQGSAMILLTDTPSLTDAEVLPLEQQDAAVSQMPPMTGMKPMEPMKPMRMEPMEMRMGNMEMRMGTPTVRSEATATGASRFCPNCGNGVDLSDRFCSQCGNRITTS, encoded by the coding sequence ATGGCATACACTTGTGACTTAGGTGGGGGTCTGCGACTTTATGTTGAAGAGCAAGGAAGACAAACGATATTAACCCTAGCGACTATTAGTGCAGGTCAACAACAAAGTCAAAGCAGCAGTTTTGAAACTGGCGGTTGGGTGCTGGCACCAACGCTATTTCGCACACCAGAGGGATTGTTTGTGCGGATTCAGGGGACAGAGGGACAGTTTGCCATTCAGTTACAAGGCAGTGCAATGATCCTTCTGACTGATACACCCTCGCTAACTGATGCGGAGGTGTTGCCACTTGAACAGCAAGATGCTGCTGTTAGCCAAATGCCGCCGATGACTGGGATGAAGCCAATGGAGCCGATGAAGCCAATGCGGATGGAGCCGATGGAGATGCGGATGGGGAATATGGAAATGCGGATGGGGACACCAACAGTGCGTAGCGAAGCGACTGCGACTGGCGCATCTCGTTTCTGTCCCAACTGCGGTAATGGTGTGGACTTGAGCGATCGCTTTTGCTCTCAATGCGGCAACCGTATAACCACCAGCTAA
- a CDS encoding transglutaminase family protein, whose amino-acid sequence MKFNLGCNLNYSVAQPSTFVFNISVVSNDYQKVLQENLQIDPKLDFDDYIDPVAETRYIRINAPTGKLKASYQATVELSHFYAEPDTISEVPIADLPLETLSYLYPSRYCQSDKLMQLCQSEFGDLKPGYSRVQAICDWIYDKVTYLSGSTNSQTSAYDTATERAGVCRDFAHLGITFCRALNIPARFVAGYSYKLTPPDFHAYFEAYLGGRWYIFDATRLAPRMGFIRIGTGRDAADASFATLFGAVQMEQMQVFVEPVEGAEDVTKGNGKAIATT is encoded by the coding sequence ATGAAATTTAACCTTGGGTGTAATTTAAACTACAGCGTAGCTCAGCCCAGTACGTTTGTTTTTAATATCAGCGTGGTGAGCAACGACTATCAAAAGGTATTGCAGGAAAATCTACAGATTGACCCAAAATTGGATTTTGATGATTATATCGATCCTGTTGCTGAAACTCGATACATCAGAATCAACGCACCAACGGGCAAGCTTAAAGCTTCATATCAGGCGACAGTTGAGTTATCGCATTTTTATGCTGAACCTGACACAATATCTGAAGTCCCCATCGCAGATTTGCCTCTTGAGACGTTATCTTATCTTTATCCCAGTCGCTACTGTCAGTCAGATAAATTAATGCAGCTTTGTCAGAGTGAATTTGGGGATTTAAAACCTGGATATAGCAGAGTACAAGCTATCTGCGACTGGATTTATGATAAAGTGACATATCTTTCTGGCAGCACGAATTCCCAGACTTCCGCTTACGATACGGCAACTGAAAGGGCTGGTGTTTGTCGTGATTTTGCTCATCTAGGAATTACTTTTTGTAGGGCTTTGAATATTCCAGCGCGGTTTGTGGCAGGATATTCATATAAGCTGACGCCCCCTGATTTTCATGCTTATTTTGAAGCTTATTTAGGGGGACGTTGGTATATATTTGATGCTACCAGACTAGCTCCTCGTATGGGTTTTATTCGCATTGGCACGGGACGAGATGCGGCTGATGCTTCGTTTGCTACTTTGTTTGGAGCAGTGCAGATGGAACAGATGCAGGTTTTTGTAGAGCCAGTCGAGGGTGCAGAGGATGTGACTAAGGGGAATGGGAAGGCGATCGCTACTACCTAA
- a CDS encoding circularly permuted type 2 ATP-grasp protein, whose protein sequence is MRFDTYEPGDFYDELFAAKGQPRPEAKLLIERINSLASEELRRRQRAAQTALMKMGATFNVYSDRQGTERILPFDLIPRVLGAGEWAGLERGLKQRIHALNLFLADIYNEQKIISDGVIPAELVNSATGFFKQCIGLKPPGGIWCHITGTDLVRDRDGQWYVLEDNLRCPSGVSYVLENRRVMKSCFPQLFATLGIQPVDDYSSHLLETLLNLAPANLPHPTVVVLTPGMYNSAYFEHSFLAQQMGVELVEGRDLVVADGYLQMRTTKGLQRVDVVYRRIDDDFIDPTVFRADSMLGVPGLMEVYRAGRVAIANALGTGVADDKVIYAYVPQMIKYYLGEEQILQNVPTYLCWEQKQLEYVLANLDKLVVKCANESGGYGMLVGPHATQEQRQDFAQRIKSNPRNYIAQPTLCLSRVPTLVEDGFEGCHVDLRPYILYGKEIHVHPGGLTRVALRKGSLVVNSSQGGGTKDTWVLCERPQSQFQSQSQSFQSQSQS, encoded by the coding sequence GTGCGATTTGACACTTATGAACCGGGGGATTTTTATGATGAACTATTTGCAGCTAAGGGACAACCCCGCCCTGAAGCAAAGCTTTTAATCGAGAGAATCAATTCTCTAGCATCAGAAGAGTTGCGACGGCGACAACGAGCGGCGCAAACGGCTTTGATGAAAATGGGAGCTACGTTTAATGTATACAGCGATCGCCAGGGCACTGAACGCATTCTACCCTTTGATTTAATTCCCCGCGTCTTAGGAGCGGGGGAATGGGCTGGACTAGAACGCGGACTAAAACAGCGAATTCACGCGCTGAACCTGTTTTTGGCAGATATTTACAACGAGCAGAAAATTATTTCTGATGGCGTTATCCCAGCAGAGTTAGTTAACTCAGCCACAGGATTTTTCAAGCAGTGCATTGGTTTGAAGCCGCCGGGAGGAATTTGGTGTCACATCACCGGGACGGACTTGGTGCGCGATCGCGATGGCCAGTGGTACGTTTTAGAAGATAACCTGCGCTGTCCCTCTGGCGTTTCTTATGTCCTGGAAAATCGTCGGGTGATGAAAAGTTGCTTTCCCCAGTTGTTCGCCACCTTGGGGATTCAACCAGTAGATGATTACTCCAGCCATCTACTTGAAACGCTGCTAAATCTCGCACCAGCAAATTTACCGCATCCGACGGTAGTAGTTTTAACGCCAGGAATGTACAACTCTGCGTACTTCGAGCATTCCTTCTTAGCGCAGCAAATGGGGGTAGAACTGGTAGAAGGGCGAGATTTGGTAGTAGCAGATGGTTATCTGCAAATGCGTACAACTAAAGGATTGCAACGGGTGGATGTAGTGTATCGTCGCATTGATGACGATTTTATCGATCCTACCGTTTTCCGTGCAGATTCCATGCTGGGAGTGCCTGGGTTAATGGAAGTATATCGCGCTGGCAGGGTAGCGATCGCCAACGCACTAGGCACGGGTGTCGCAGATGATAAAGTCATCTACGCTTACGTTCCCCAGATGATTAAATATTACCTGGGTGAAGAACAGATTTTGCAAAACGTTCCCACCTACCTTTGTTGGGAACAGAAGCAGTTAGAGTATGTACTTGCAAATCTCGATAAGTTAGTAGTCAAATGCGCTAATGAATCTGGAGGTTACGGGATGTTAGTTGGCCCCCATGCCACACAAGAACAAAGGCAAGACTTCGCACAGCGTATCAAATCTAATCCCCGTAATTATATCGCCCAGCCTACTTTATGTTTATCGCGGGTTCCTACTCTTGTAGAGGATGGTTTTGAGGGCTGTCATGTAGATTTGCGACCCTATATTTTATATGGCAAAGAAATTCACGTTCATCCAGGTGGATTAACTCGCGTTGCGCTAAGGAAAGGCTCTTTAGTAGTTAACTCCTCCCAAGGCGGCGGAACTAAAGATACTTGGGTTTTGTGCGAACGACCTCAATCTCAATTTCAATCACAATCTCAGTCATTTCAGTCTCAATCTCAGTCTTAA
- a CDS encoding alpha-E domain-containing protein gives MLSRVADSIYWLNRYVERAENIARFIDVNFNLILDSPTGAQWEPLVRTTGDLPIFQKQYGEANAENVIQFLTFDSKYPNSILSCLQAARENARSIREIISSEMWEQVNAFYLMVKEAAVQQSLSELSAFFTEVKLAGHLFAGVMDATLTHNEGWHFGRIGRFLERADKTTRILDVKYFILLPSINYVGTALDEIQWMALLKSASAYEMYRKCKQHRITPTRVAEFLILDREFPRSIQFCLLEAERSLHQITGTPAGTWQTPAERALGRLRAELDYITIEDIIKRGLHEFLDDLQGQINDVGAKTFETFFSLKPIG, from the coding sequence ATGCTTAGTCGAGTTGCTGATTCAATCTACTGGCTAAATCGTTACGTGGAAAGGGCAGAAAATATTGCCCGGTTTATTGATGTCAATTTCAATCTAATTCTTGATTCTCCTACAGGCGCACAGTGGGAACCTTTGGTACGAACTACGGGCGATTTGCCAATTTTTCAGAAACAATATGGTGAGGCAAACGCCGAAAATGTAATTCAATTTCTCACATTTGACAGCAAATACCCTAACTCTATACTGTCTTGTCTCCAGGCGGCGCGGGAAAATGCTCGTTCTATTCGGGAAATCATTTCTTCGGAAATGTGGGAGCAAGTAAATGCATTTTACTTAATGGTGAAAGAAGCGGCTGTACAACAGTCATTATCAGAGCTTTCTGCTTTTTTTACAGAGGTAAAATTGGCGGGTCACTTGTTTGCTGGGGTGATGGATGCCACGCTGACGCATAACGAGGGTTGGCATTTTGGACGCATAGGGAGGTTTTTGGAAAGGGCAGATAAAACTACGCGGATTCTAGATGTAAAATATTTTATTTTGCTGCCTTCAATTAACTATGTTGGCACTGCGCTAGATGAAATTCAATGGATGGCTTTACTCAAATCAGCTAGCGCTTATGAAATGTATCGCAAATGCAAACAACATAGAATTACGCCGACGAGGGTAGCGGAGTTTTTGATTTTGGATAGAGAATTTCCGCGTTCAATTCAATTTTGTTTGTTAGAAGCAGAGCGATCGCTGCATCAAATTACAGGGACACCCGCAGGCACTTGGCAGACTCCCGCAGAGCGTGCTTTAGGCCGCTTGCGTGCGGAGTTGGACTATATAACAATTGAAGACATTATTAAAAGGGGACTGCATGAATTTTTAGACGATTTACAGGGGCAGATTAATGATGTTGGGGCTAAAACATTTGAGACATTCTTTTCACTTAAACCCATCGGTTAG
- a CDS encoding transglutaminase family protein, translating to MRYKIAHITTYTYTQPVELAPHIVRLRPRSDRSQTLHSFSLEVVPEPAGISDILDIEGNSIVQMWFKELTSQLKIEVRSQVETHCENPFNYLLDPWATQLQIDYPASTLTQLQPYFHPLGIATSVDMAVSNLAQEVWHSTNGNTVAFLGELNQRLYQDCKQTIRETGEPLPAGITWNQKLGSCRDIAIVFIEACRAVGLASRFVSGYNEGDPDQNERHLHAWVEVYLPGAGWRGYDPTQGLAVADRHIAIVASALPRNAAPISGTIRGGGTQAAINYDLSIVSC from the coding sequence TTGCGTTACAAAATTGCTCATATCACCACGTATACTTACACGCAACCTGTTGAGTTAGCGCCTCATATCGTGCGGTTGCGCCCCCGTAGCGATCGCTCTCAGACACTCCATTCTTTTTCATTGGAAGTCGTACCCGAACCTGCTGGTATCTCTGACATCCTTGATATCGAAGGTAATTCGATTGTGCAGATGTGGTTTAAAGAGCTAACTTCGCAACTCAAGATAGAAGTGCGATCGCAGGTTGAAACTCATTGTGAAAATCCTTTCAACTACCTTTTAGACCCTTGGGCAACTCAGCTACAAATTGATTACCCAGCCTCAACACTCACTCAGCTACAGCCTTACTTCCACCCATTAGGAATAGCTACATCTGTAGACATGGCGGTGTCTAATTTAGCTCAAGAAGTTTGGCACTCTACTAATGGTAATACTGTTGCTTTTCTAGGCGAACTCAATCAAAGATTATACCAAGATTGCAAGCAAACAATTCGCGAAACAGGCGAACCTCTGCCTGCTGGTATCACCTGGAATCAAAAATTAGGGTCTTGTCGCGATATAGCAATCGTATTTATTGAAGCTTGTCGTGCTGTTGGTTTAGCATCACGATTTGTTAGTGGCTATAATGAAGGCGATCCCGACCAAAACGAGCGACATCTACATGCATGGGTAGAAGTTTATCTCCCTGGTGCGGGTTGGCGCGGATATGACCCCACGCAGGGTTTAGCTGTTGCTGACCGACACATAGCCATAGTTGCTAGTGCATTGCCGCGCAATGCTGCCCCTATTTCTGGAACTATTCGCGGCGGCGGTACGCAAGCTGCTATTAATTACGATTTATCTATTGTTAGTTGTTAG
- a CDS encoding proteasome-type protease, with amino-acid sequence MTYCLGIINQSGLVIAADSRTNAGVDYISTYQKLFDFSYPGDRVILVCTSGNLSITQGVMTLLRKDLKTQEESNLHTLPSLYEIARYIGNKIRIIHDQDKQWLKQDGIDFKCSILLGGQIKGEEPQLYLIYSQGNFIQATPETPFLQIGETKYGKPILDRTLTYQTPLEAAAKCALLSIDSTMKSNISVGPPISMVMYEVDTFTVRHRLQLRLRDPYLAKIRNLWEASLKQAFDHMPNLEWEHYREEILEDISTDD; translated from the coding sequence ATGACCTATTGCCTTGGCATCATCAACCAGTCTGGGTTAGTCATAGCAGCTGACTCTCGCACCAATGCTGGAGTAGATTATATTTCTACTTATCAAAAATTATTTGACTTTTCTTATCCTGGAGACAGGGTTATTTTGGTGTGTACCTCCGGCAATCTTTCCATCACCCAAGGCGTGATGACTTTGCTGCGTAAAGACCTCAAAACGCAAGAAGAATCCAATCTCCATACGCTACCGAGCTTATACGAAATTGCCCGTTATATTGGTAACAAAATCCGGATAATTCACGACCAAGACAAACAGTGGCTAAAGCAAGATGGAATTGATTTTAAATGTAGCATTCTCTTGGGCGGACAAATTAAGGGAGAAGAACCCCAACTTTATCTAATTTACAGCCAAGGAAACTTTATTCAAGCCACACCAGAAACGCCATTTTTACAAATCGGAGAAACTAAATATGGCAAACCGATTTTAGATCGCACCCTCACTTATCAAACTCCTTTAGAAGCAGCAGCAAAATGTGCCCTACTGTCGATTGACTCAACCATGAAATCTAATATTTCTGTGGGGCCACCGATTAGTATGGTAATGTACGAAGTAGATACATTTACCGTCAGGCATCGATTGCAACTGCGTCTGAGAGACCCGTATTTAGCTAAGATTCGCAATTTGTGGGAAGCATCTCTTAAACAAGCCTTCGACCATATGCCGAACCTGGAATGGGAACATTATCGGGAAGAGATTCTAGAAGATATCTCTACTGACGATTAG